The Haladaptatus cibarius D43 genome window below encodes:
- a CDS encoding amidohydrolase: MQAIVNGAVHTVSEAGTIENGTVLFEDGEIVAVGADTDVDVPEDAEVIDAGGKPVTPGLVEAHSHAGMGEWGEPEDGDVNELTDPVTPHVNALDGFHPRDEELQHAYQGGVTTVSARMGSANVVGGIICSMKTYGDLADEMLIQEDGMKAALGENPKRVHGDQNGREPTTRPGIAATLRQALMDAEDYVSRREKAEEDGDPFDRDLGLENLARVVEGDLPLRVHAHRADDIATVFRIADEFGVADLSIEHATEGHVLADEFVKRDVPAIVGPSLYSGAKYELSNITFETAGILHDAGVKVAIQTDAPVLPQEHLDVCVGLAIREGLPEEVALETVTRNPAEILGIEDRVGTLEEGTDADVVVWDGEPFEITSDAAHVFVDGQHAYDSERDDRDPRDEYAW, from the coding sequence ATGCAGGCAATTGTCAATGGAGCGGTTCACACGGTTTCCGAAGCAGGCACTATCGAAAACGGAACCGTGCTGTTCGAGGACGGCGAAATCGTCGCGGTCGGCGCGGATACGGACGTTGACGTACCGGAGGACGCCGAGGTCATCGACGCAGGTGGAAAACCGGTCACGCCGGGACTCGTGGAGGCCCACAGCCACGCCGGGATGGGCGAGTGGGGCGAACCGGAAGACGGCGACGTGAACGAACTTACCGACCCCGTGACGCCGCACGTCAACGCGCTCGATGGCTTCCACCCGCGCGACGAGGAACTGCAACACGCCTATCAGGGCGGCGTGACGACCGTCAGCGCCCGAATGGGAAGCGCGAACGTCGTCGGTGGAATCATCTGCTCGATGAAAACCTACGGCGACCTCGCCGACGAAATGCTGATTCAGGAAGACGGCATGAAGGCCGCGCTGGGCGAGAACCCGAAGCGCGTTCACGGCGACCAGAACGGGCGCGAACCCACCACGCGGCCCGGAATCGCGGCCACCCTCCGACAGGCGCTCATGGACGCCGAGGATTACGTTTCCCGACGCGAGAAGGCCGAGGAGGACGGCGACCCATTCGACCGAGATTTGGGACTGGAAAACCTCGCGCGAGTCGTGGAGGGCGACCTCCCGCTTCGCGTTCACGCCCACCGCGCGGACGACATTGCGACCGTCTTTCGTATTGCAGACGAGTTCGGTGTTGCCGACCTTTCCATCGAACACGCGACAGAGGGCCACGTCCTCGCCGACGAGTTCGTAAAACGCGACGTGCCAGCCATCGTTGGACCATCGCTCTATTCGGGTGCGAAGTACGAACTGTCGAATATTACGTTCGAAACCGCTGGAATCCTCCACGATGCAGGTGTGAAAGTCGCCATCCAGACCGACGCGCCGGTGCTCCCGCAGGAGCATCTGGACGTCTGTGTCGGCTTGGCGATTCGGGAGGGTCTTCCCGAGGAGGTTGCCTTGGAAACCGTGACCCGCAACCCCGCCGAGATTCTGGGAATCGAAGACCGTGTGGGGACGTTGGAAGAAGGCACTGATGCGGACGTTGTCGTATGGGATGGCGAACCGTTCGAAATCACTTCTGACGCGGCGCACGTTTTCGTCGATGGTCAGCACGCGTATGATTCGGAGCGCGACGACCGCGACCCCCGCGACGAATACGCGTGGTGA
- a CDS encoding cupin domain-containing protein, whose amino-acid sequence MKQDKQDVPVKIDTPDAVARQQMNFGDTSGYGELSGEYFTFASGTDITPLLEGLENDFCQCPHWGYVLEGVLTASYSDGREEVTRTGELFYWPPGHTIRANEHSEIVMFSPQEEHDRVIEHILEKLNESE is encoded by the coding sequence ATGAAACAAGATAAACAAGACGTGCCAGTCAAAATCGATACGCCCGACGCCGTTGCCCGTCAGCAGATGAATTTCGGCGACACGAGCGGGTACGGAGAACTAAGTGGAGAGTACTTTACGTTCGCTTCCGGGACGGATATCACGCCGCTCTTGGAGGGACTGGAAAACGACTTCTGCCAGTGCCCCCATTGGGGGTACGTTCTGGAAGGCGTGCTCACGGCCAGTTATTCGGACGGACGCGAAGAGGTAACTCGAACCGGTGAGCTATTCTACTGGCCGCCCGGCCACACGATCCGAGCGAACGAGCACTCCGAGATCGTCATGTTCAGTCCACAGGAAGAACACGATAGAGTTATTGAACACATACTGGAAAAATTGAACGAGAGTGAATGA
- a CDS encoding enoyl-CoA hydratase/isomerase family protein yields the protein MTEFEHLNIERVGDIARVTMNRPETHNAMNREMANELRTVTMALHDDDSRCIVLTGTDGVFNTGADLSVLSGDSNDARTLRKIASSLHRSIENLVRAPKPVVTGVNGVSAGGGFGLALSGDIVLLAEDSRLEFAYPKVGLTGDGGSTYFLPHLVGLRRAKEIALLDEPIAPEEAVEMGLATEVADDFDARLADLAESLADGPTRAYGATKRLFNRGLGRDLSAQMASETDTIARMTETDDYERGLAVFFEKETPEFEGR from the coding sequence ATGACGGAGTTCGAACACCTGAATATCGAGCGCGTCGGCGACATCGCCCGCGTGACGATGAACCGCCCCGAAACGCACAACGCGATGAACCGCGAGATGGCGAACGAACTGCGAACGGTCACGATGGCCCTGCACGACGACGATTCGCGCTGTATCGTCCTCACCGGAACTGACGGCGTGTTCAATACGGGTGCCGACCTGTCGGTACTGTCGGGCGATTCGAACGACGCGCGCACGCTCAGGAAAATCGCGTCGAGTTTACACCGCTCCATCGAAAATCTGGTTCGTGCGCCGAAACCGGTCGTTACGGGCGTCAACGGCGTCTCCGCTGGCGGTGGGTTCGGACTCGCGCTTTCCGGCGACATCGTTCTGCTCGCAGAGGATTCCCGACTGGAGTTTGCGTACCCGAAAGTCGGCCTGACTGGAGACGGCGGTTCGACCTATTTCCTCCCGCACCTCGTCGGCCTGCGCCGAGCCAAGGAAATCGCTTTGCTGGACGAACCGATTGCTCCGGAGGAGGCCGTGGAGATGGGACTCGCCACGGAAGTCGCGGACGACTTCGACGCCCGACTCGCTGACCTCGCAGAATCCCTCGCGGACGGGCCAACTCGTGCCTACGGCGCGACGAAACGCCTGTTCAACCGCGGACTGGGCCGTGACCTTTCGGCGCAGATGGCGAGCGAAACCGATACGATTGCTCGGATGACCGAAACCGACGATTACGAACGCGGACTGGCGGTGTTCTTCGAAAAGGAGACGCCAGAGTTCGAGGGGCGATAG
- a CDS encoding NAD(P)/FAD-dependent oxidoreductase yields MERFDVAVVGGGPAGMSAGEQAAAHGANAVVLEQGVPRADREFLGPDSTDAAGMLDYWVDIMDEDYREIPDHIILQELDRVEFLGPNENAVLRRTGIEASYPKMGFTFNRTWMDDWLRERAEDAGAEYRVGVGVKRTETDLDVEYRHTLRLADGEDIAAKYLILADGPQRRVTLSALDQFMPDGRSVSDHLSPPTANHIAYQEYREIPEELFERSALKFWWGYIPGETAYPWVFPNDGTVARVGLTMPIGMSIENVDNPESYVLLNEDDESLPRAGEYIRRLLEHEYGDEYDIETDFPLVEDRGKSGGTETYPISSTKPIESPVKAGVAVAGGAMGTTSAFHEGGYHVAVRTGKIAGELAATDSLESYNDEWKAAIGDEILRNVSFADIVADYGPDDWDDTFSMADSLLKSEGKGLLRSKFGSGVRAARVAAKYKKTKYGYRNGGYVQLKESEYTI; encoded by the coding sequence ATGGAGCGATTTGACGTTGCTGTCGTGGGCGGCGGTCCCGCCGGAATGTCGGCAGGGGAGCAAGCCGCGGCACACGGTGCGAACGCCGTCGTCTTGGAACAGGGCGTCCCCCGCGCTGACCGAGAGTTTCTCGGCCCGGATTCCACCGACGCCGCCGGAATGTTGGACTACTGGGTGGACATCATGGACGAGGACTATCGGGAGATTCCCGACCACATCATCCTGCAAGAACTCGATAGGGTGGAGTTCCTCGGCCCGAACGAGAATGCTGTCCTCCGACGCACGGGAATCGAAGCGTCGTACCCGAAGATGGGGTTCACCTTCAACCGCACGTGGATGGACGACTGGCTGAGAGAGCGCGCGGAGGATGCCGGAGCGGAGTATCGCGTCGGCGTCGGCGTCAAGCGCACGGAAACCGACCTCGATGTAGAATACCGCCACACCCTCCGACTGGCGGACGGCGAGGACATTGCCGCAAAATATCTGATTCTCGCCGACGGCCCACAGCGTCGCGTCACGCTCTCCGCGCTCGACCAGTTCATGCCCGACGGCCGGTCGGTGAGCGACCACCTCAGCCCGCCGACGGCGAACCACATCGCCTATCAGGAGTATCGGGAGATTCCCGAAGAACTGTTCGAACGTTCGGCGCTGAAATTCTGGTGGGGCTACATCCCCGGCGAGACGGCGTATCCATGGGTTTTCCCGAACGACGGCACAGTTGCCCGCGTCGGCCTCACGATGCCAATCGGGATGAGCATCGAAAATGTCGACAATCCGGAATCCTACGTCCTCCTGAACGAAGACGACGAAAGCCTGCCCCGCGCCGGGGAGTACATCCGCAGACTCCTCGAACACGAGTACGGCGACGAGTACGACATCGAGACGGATTTCCCGCTGGTCGAAGACCGCGGGAAATCCGGCGGCACCGAAACCTATCCGATTTCCTCGACCAAGCCAATAGAATCACCCGTCAAAGCCGGAGTCGCCGTCGCTGGCGGCGCGATGGGAACGACCAGTGCGTTCCACGAAGGCGGCTACCACGTCGCGGTTCGAACCGGAAAAATCGCCGGGGAACTCGCTGCGACCGATTCGCTCGAATCGTACAACGACGAGTGGAAGGCCGCAATCGGCGACGAAATCCTCCGGAACGTCTCCTTCGCGGACATCGTCGCCGACTACGGCCCGGACGATTGGGACGACACATTTTCGATGGCGGACAGTCTGCTCAAAAGCGAAGGAAAGGGACTTCTCCGGTCGAAGTTCGGGTCGGGCGTTCGCGCCGCGAGAGTCGCCGCCAAGTACAAAAAAACCAAATACGGCTATCGAAACGGTGGCTACGTGCAGTTGAAGGAGTCGGAATACACCATCTAA
- a CDS encoding transcriptional regulator FilR1 domain-containing protein: MGSAIQAIEFLARSEHRVAALEALSEARKDRRDLRAITGASDPTIGRVIRDFENRSWLVRDGSYYELTPLGEYVTDRFFELRKGMRTGETLREVWQWLPREMEGFAVEYFEDVTVAYPGSNYPYTPVERVTRLLKSTDSIRGLGTTVYKSGNLEVFCRRVIEGMEMEYIYSLPVLQAIVDWNPELAAQAFECDNCTVYLHDALPDDSRCGLNIMDDCIGICGHDPETAQLEAVIDTASPEAREWAEAVYTQCRKEARSFEIQELSTAESRSREHRLRVKPQ; the protein is encoded by the coding sequence ATGGGCTCCGCGATTCAGGCCATCGAGTTTCTGGCGCGATCAGAGCACCGAGTCGCGGCACTGGAAGCGTTATCCGAAGCACGCAAAGATCGGCGTGATCTGCGTGCTATAACAGGAGCATCGGATCCAACCATCGGACGCGTCATTCGAGACTTCGAGAACCGTTCGTGGCTTGTGCGCGATGGATCGTACTACGAGCTTACACCACTGGGTGAGTACGTGACCGATCGGTTCTTCGAACTGCGGAAGGGGATGAGAACGGGTGAGACGCTCCGAGAGGTCTGGCAATGGCTCCCCCGGGAGATGGAGGGGTTCGCGGTGGAATATTTCGAAGACGTCACCGTCGCTTATCCCGGTTCGAACTATCCGTACACGCCCGTCGAACGAGTCACTCGCCTCCTCAAATCGACCGATTCCATTCGGGGGCTTGGAACGACTGTCTACAAGTCCGGGAACCTCGAAGTGTTTTGTCGACGTGTAATCGAAGGAATGGAGATGGAGTACATTTACTCGCTTCCGGTTCTCCAAGCAATCGTAGACTGGAACCCCGAGCTAGCAGCCCAAGCGTTCGAGTGTGACAATTGCACCGTCTATCTTCACGACGCCCTTCCAGACGATTCCCGGTGTGGACTCAATATAATGGACGACTGTATCGGCATCTGTGGCCACGATCCCGAAACTGCCCAGCTCGAAGCGGTAATCGACACAGCGTCCCCCGAGGCCCGAGAGTGGGCAGAAGCCGTTTACACGCAGTGTCGAAAGGAAGCACGTTCGTTCGAAATACAGGAGTTGTCTACCGCTGAATCACGTTCACGGGAGCATCGGCTCCGCGTCAAGCCGCAGTAG